The nucleotide sequence TCCTCCTATCATTCCAGCAGTTGAGCCTGAAGTCCTCATCGACAGGCAGGAGGTCCCCTCCCCTTCTCTGTGTGTCCCAGAGCCACAAGAAGAGTTGGAAATCAAATCTGAGCCTGCCTCCCCTGACCCATCTTCCCCCTTGATTgactctccctcctctccagtctACACCTTGGACCTGGGCAGTGAAGTGGATGTCTCAGAGAGTGAGGTGAAGCCAGTTGTAGCTTCTGTGGTCCCTCAAGTCCCGAGACTCGTACTCTCCCTTTCACCAACCCGCATCGTCCTGGTTCTGACTCCCAAAGATGAAGTTGGGATCACCACCACAACCACTGTAACCACCACTTCAGAGGTCATTCATTCCTCTCCTCCAGCCTCCCCTCCACCAAGGTCCTCCAGAAGCAGACCATACCCTGAACCCAAACATAAAGCCAGCCCAGCCTCCTCCAGTGCCACCAATGTCAAAGTAAAGTCACTCCCGGGTGCAAGTGGAGAGGAAAGGACATCTTTGAAGGCGGTGAAGAACAAGAAACTAAAGAAGATGGAGCAGAATAAGACGGCTGCCACTCGCTACCGTCAGAAGAAGAGAGCTGAGCAGGAATCACTTCTGGCAGAGCATGAAGTGCTGGAGAGGAAGAACATGGAGCTGACTGAGAAGGCTGAATCCATGGCCAGGGAGATTGAATACCTCAAAGAGCTGATGGCAGAGGTCCGCATGGCCAGGATCAAAAAAGGCCTCAGTGCTGACCCCTAGTGGTTGGACCTAACAATGACAGATAATGTGTGTAACAAGAAGTGGATGATTGCAAAAGGGGGCTCATCAGTATAGTATGTGTTCTGTCTACACAGCTTGTCATGGATGCACAATCCAGTAAAACCGATGTTTGTCAGCATATCTCCTTTTTAAATATCTAACACTGGTATTAAATATAGAATACCTTTTTTGTCACATTCAGAGtagtttttattgaaacaagtatTTTCCATTCAGTATATAAACCTGTGTTCTTTATGATGTATATAAACTTCTCATATCTCTGGTCCACAGTAATGTGATAGTGAGATGtccttttttaaagttttaaaatgtgcataGTATAGTATAACCAGACCATCTGTATTATTAATCTCTTAATAAAGAGTCTTAAAAACTAATTTCAGGCATGTGGTGTGATTTCCTCTGGGAGTTAATGATGTAGATTGGGAGGGTAGTGCTTTAATTTTTCTCTTAGTACTTCAGAAGATTCAATATGACTGTTGCATACTGGTAAATACACATCACTGAGGGTATATATAGCATGAATTGGCATGTGAGGTCATGAATGCCTGTTCATATGGAAAATTTACCCCACAGCATAGCAAGTGTGGTTAGTGTAGAAGACCACACCACAGGTTTGAATCAAAACAAAAGAGATACTGCAGTGCAGATGAATTGTATATAACATGTACAATAGACTTTACAGCCTATTTGCAATGTAACCTTTTCTCTAACAAAGAGTCTTTGTTCCCTGTCTGATTATTCGTTACAATAAGCTTGTGGGCGTCTGTTTGAGTGGAGCCTCTTTTCAAACAAACTAGATAAGGATAATGGAGCCCGCCTGACTGGCAGCGTGCTGCAGACACACGGGTATTAGATTAACTGACAGTCATGTGAAGTTACAGATGCCTTTTCTAAATACAAAGTTTGGGATACGAAACTGCCTTATATTGGTGTATTGTTTCTCTGCTGTCCACTGAAGACACTTTCTGAAGTGTCTGTGTACTTAAAAGAACACATTTGTATTTGTCACAGTCTGAGGGAGAATGGAAAAGCTTGcaagagggggggaaaaagtgCTGACTGGTGCTGACCTAGGCACAGCTTGAGTAATATTACCAAGAAAAATGTGTGCACTCAGCCTACAACTGGTCCTAGGTGAGCACGCTGTAATTGGTCCAGGCTTTCTTCCAGATAGTTTAGAGATGGTCTATATTTGGAGGTACGCCAAACTCAAAATGGTGTAGAACTATTTACAATAGGAGAAACATTTCCTCCAGACAAAAAAACTTGGCATTGATCCTCCTTATGTAAATGccttcattttaaaagagtAACATAAGATGTTAGATATAGAACATTCATTAAACTTTAACAACAATACTAACCATGCACAATAAGAGTGTAGTAAACTCAAAATAAATCACTGGTTTATATTGGGTTGAAAGATGAGGGCAAACTGAGTTTATGTAGATTAACCCTGCATTTTTTCACATAATTCTAGACATAGTGACAGACAGTATAAATTGTTACTTGACCAGATTAAGCAATAGAATAGAAACCTACAAAAAGCAAACTGtactttcttctgttttaaaGAATCAAAGATCATGACCACAACTGGATTTCAAAAGTACAAGTACAGACGCTTTAACAGTATACAGTGCACTTACTATATGTACTAACAACAGTTTTTGGTAAGTACACCTCAAAGTAATTTGTTAAAAAGATGAAACGATATAATGAAACTTTTTTGTGTGAACCCCCATGACAGCCATGGACTTCTTTTATGCATTTTCAATAAACACTTTAAACCCTTTCTTCAGTGGAGAAGGTAATACTAACAAACACAGTCATATTGCAGATAAAGATGTGTAATTTCACATTgattaaaagatgttttttcttagTGTAATTATCCACACAGTCAGTATTCTGTGGGTATGGTGGCTAACAAATCTGCTTGGTACAGTGCCACCTAGTGACGATACTACACAATTACTACTTCCTCCACAGAGCAGTTTACTTGTCTGAATAAGTTTGTATTAATATGacgtaataataataatatgaaagccagaaatacacaacaatatatacacatcttttattgttgtctgaGAACAAACAAAGTACTGATGATGCAATCACCATTTAGGAAGGACCACACAGGAAGTAACATCACTTTGGCTACAGTAAAGTGGTAGAAGTTACACAGTGCAAAATACTCTGTTAAAAGCTACAATGTAATGTATCTCACACTGTAAATATACACTGCTTATACAATATATTCACATGTGGAAGTGGGACTCTAGGATTCAAATGAATGTTGGAAACATCCTCATATCAAATTGTAAAGTCATGCTTATCACACTAAGTGCTGCGGTAGCCTACATCACTAGATGAAGCACAGAGTCAGTAAAGCATAGAGGAAGCAGTGTCAGGGTTTCTTTTATAGGCTACATCATTTGTATAAAAAATGTACAGCATGGCAGTGGTATTGGTCACATATTACCGGTTTAGTATCTTTCAGAGTTTCTTTTTATCCACTTTAATTTTTTTGCAGCTGTAAAGGCGGGATGTGATGTCATATCAGAAATTCACATGGACTTGCTCAAGCAAGATTCAGAGGAGTAAGAAGTGAGGTTGCCATCAACTCTTTAGGCACTCATTTATCTGCATGCGTTGTCTTTACATGCCTCTGAGAGCtgagtacatacatacatacatatatatatatatatatatatatgtatatatatatataattttttttcacaacatcACTATTGATGCCAGGAGCAGATGTCTCAATGATGTAGAAAAAGTTAACAGGTAGTAAAAGCCCTATGTGAGCTCCAATGATTCATGAGGTTATGTTGTTTCTGTAGCATGCGAAAGCTTGATGTAGTCTATAGGATACTGCCCTGCTGCAGGGCTGTACTCCCACTCTCACGCTTTGATGCTGAGGCACGTAGCTGAATCTACCTTGTCGATAAATGCACTGGATGCATGACCACAAACAGCGAAGCGGAGCCAGCCCAAGCTTCTCCACAGGGACCTTAAGACTGCACATAGTTTCAATATAGCCTTTTCCAAACTGTTTTTAGCACAAATGCTAGAGCAGAAATGGGCTAATAATGACTATATTTACTGATTCAACTGATTTCATGGGCTAAACTGGTTATTTTAGCACAAGACGACCAAAGGAACAACCAAAGTGCAAAGACTGATTCTCTTTTAGTTCCAGCAAACTTAAGCAAATACTCAGAGTAACTCCAATTTCAATTAATATGCGACTCCCATCTTACATGTTGTAGTCAGCATTAATCAGCGTTCCTGTAAATGTTGCAGAATATGCCCTGGAGGGATCAATTCAACCTTGACTCATGGAGCAGAAGCTAATCAAATGTTAATGAAGAAAACTCACTTTAATATCATTCGTGAGAGATCAGAGAGCATGTTTCATGTCTGAAGGTACACAAACAACTCAAGGCTATCCTcgctttttaaaaacattttttttacattgatgtgCACACATTTCAGTACATATTATCATCTTTTGCCACACtgctcatgttttgttttggtgttcAAAGGGTTGCGTTCACTCAAACCCTTTCCTTTGAATCCTTTGATTCAAATGAAACTCAAATGGCACGTGATGCAGAAGGGGATGACTATTTTGTAAAATCTAGTCAAAATGTATGGCACAAGAATTACATGGAGACATTCCTCTTAGTCTTGCATTAACAAAGAGAGTGACAAACTTACAGCAGATGTGAGTGCTACCGCCAAATCTGACTGCTCATGATAATATTCTCTTCTCAAACATATTTCTTCTTGGTTTTGATGTTAGCTGAGAGCAAAATGACAAACCACTAACTCTCAACTTGTGATACAAAGGTGGTCAGTGCAGTCTGAACAAAGAGTTATAATGACGAGTAATTCTTTACTCTGCAGTGTTGAAACAGGGTCTCTTTAGCAGCAGTTGACTTCTGTGAACATGCTCATGAACAGGGATCGAGCTCTGGTCCCTTGAAGCAGAAGCAGAatatttctcctcctctctggttTGAGGAGAACATTTAGTCTCAGACGTGGTTATTCATTCACTTTAAGTCCAGGGAGAGCTTTGCTCAGTGATCAGTGAGTTCAGGTACTTTTCCAACAAAGAGCTACTCATTACGAGACTCCTGTTCCAAACCTTTTGTTTTATCTCAGTTTTCTCCTCAGAACTCCTCAGAGTCTGAGAGGGAAATCTAGATGAGGTTTAAGTTACATGAGGTGATGTTTGGGCCTATTGAAGACTCAGAACATGGGCCGGACCACTTTCCTTTTGCTACGATCGTGTCACTGTAGCTGGCATCCCCTACAGTCATCCTCAGGCTCGGTGTTGTCTGAAGAGTAAGAGCTCTCCTCGCTCACTGTCAAATGCAACACAATTATATTAGACCtgatttaaacaaatttaatatATGGAATGTTGATGataagacacacaaacagcagacagtgaaATGCATCAAAAACAAGGGAGcctgactttgtgtgtgtgttgttatgtgttcatacatgtgtgttttaactgcaacacaagacaaaaccaCTGACCACTGATTATCTTTGCAAAATATATTTGGAAATAATTAAGTGTGACTTACACCACTCGGTCTGTATGGGGAGGAAGGCCTTGTCACCGTTTTCCCTGATCATCTCCTCGATCTTATCCAGCAGGACTGAGACACTCCTGTCCTTTCCAGGAGTCTTACTGTCCAGGACGTGATAATAGTTCCCACAGTACTCAAGCAGTCTTTGCAGCTCGCGCCCCCCTCTGAGAATGTGCTCCTCTATGGGGGTGCGGCCCAGCCAGTCGCCACAGCTGAACAGTATCATGGTGTGGAGGCACGCGCTGTCACCAAACAGAGTCTCTATGTGAGCCAGAAGTGTTCGCCTCTTCCTGGCAGTGAGGGATGAGACGACTGGGAGGACCAACAGCAGGGTGTGGGGTCCAGGTCTCAGGAGGGCAGCGCCACGCTGTGACTCCTGGCGGATGCGCTTGGGGGTTCGCCTCACTGAGAACCAGTCCCACCCCGGGGTGTCGACTATAGTGACCCGGCGACCAGACACAAGTGCCTGCCTCCTAAGGCACAGCTCCGTCTCCTGGCCCGACTCAAAGTACCGGCGGCCAAGGATGGAGTTCCCCACTGAGCTCTTTCCAACACCCTTCCAGCCCAACAATAGCAGCCTCaactctgcacacacaggaATCCGGAGAGATaaacagggagagaaagacagacaaagaaagatggagaaagatgGCCATAAGAGAAACcattagaaataaaaagaaagaaaaagggtaAACGTAATATTGATTCACCAGTAATGAATAGGCTATTTCTTAGAACATCAATTCTGGAGAAttgttttcatctctctcccttACTGTATGACTCATGCAATTACAcacctacacagacacacacaacataccTCTGGGAGGTCCTCCGATCATCTGCTCCCTCTGCCTTGCGTGCTCCtccatcctcatcctctcttcctccaAAGCTCTCCTGGCCTGCTCTTCCTCCAGCAAAATCAGCTCATTCACCTCAAAGTACCAGCCTACATAAACAGCAACAATTAATtatccattaaactgtttccaATCAGCTTTTATAACACAATTGGTACATTCATTAACAATGTCATACAGTATCATTTACTGTAACTATGAAATCCAGCCAAACCTTGGTTGTCAGTGATCATTTCCTCTACCTTCTCCATCAGCTCGGGTACCTGTGTGTTGTCCTCTGTTTCTTTCCGAGTGTTATCAAAAGGATGGTACCTGCAGGtagaaaaacatcattttaattgatgCAGACAAGATTTGATGGTTTAGAAGATCATGCAGGAGTCACCCTCTTAAGCTATCTACTGAACCACTGTAGTAAGACTAACAAGGACAAGAGTGAAGGGATTTGATTGTGTTTAGAGGCAGGCTTttgtaaaatcaaaaaaagggaaagagaggacATTGTACCTGCTTCCACACCTCTCCACCAGCCACTGCAGGGCCTCTCCAGTGTTCGCTATGTGCTCCTCGATGAAGACACCTTTTGGAAGTTTGTCCACCCCAGTAAAGAGCACCATCGAGTACCTCCAGGTCCCTCCACCCAGGGCCCCTAACTGCTCCTCTGCGGCCCTCCTCTGTGTGTCAGTGAAAGGCTGCGTGACAGACACCACCAGCAGGATTGCATGGGGTCCAGGAGGACAGAGAATGGCCCCCATGCACGGCCCCTCGCTGTCCAGGCTAGGCGGGGCCCGTGGTGGGCTGTCCGACTCAGCACCAGCATTGTCGTTGTTGTCAGCTTCGGTGTCGTCCTCCGGGTCGCTGGGGATGGTCCATGGCGGGGTGTCAACCACGGTAACCCGTCGGCCGTAGATCTCCGTCTGGCCCACGTTGCTGTGAGTGGTCTCCGTCCCTGCGTCGAAGACCTCGTCCCCCAGGATGGTGTTGGCGGTGCAGGTCTTGCCAGACTGTGGCCCCCCCAGGATCAGTAGTCTGCGCTCAGGGGGGTGTCGGCCCCTGGGGTCTCCTGTTGTAATACAGAAAGGTCAGACTGGAGGTTCATTTTGGCTCTTCTTCCACATGGatgagtgtgtttattattacagCAGTTGGCTCTAAGAGGAGATTATTCTTAACCTTTATCCCTGTTCTGTCTCTTAAGTATTGTCTCCTGGCTTGTCCCCAAAGTGCTTTTTGGATATAGGGAAACTAATGTATtctttccactgcaacacatcCCTCTCCTGCTCCTACTCATGCACTCACCCTAATTTCTGTCCTCACTCCTTACTTTCCCCCTCTGTGCCCTTCTTGCTTCTTGGTACTTTCTCCTTTATTGCCTCCTCTTTCATTCCTGCCCTTATCCTCTTCTCTCCCCTTAACCCCCCTTCTCAGCATGCCTCCTTTTTGTTTCCCTCTGTCCTTGGCCTTTGGAAAAAAATGGGTCAGAGAGGAGGAACCTTGGACTCCTTCCAGAGAGAATGGCATGTGGACAGAATATGATTTACTTTGAGTAAAAGTTACACGGAGAGGATAGATGTTTTGATAAAATGGCAGCACAGATGAGTATGAATATTCAGCGGATGGCGAGAGGAAAAATTCCTGCTCTGCAAGGGTGACAAGAGGGGAGAcgatggagaggagagggaagttTATTGATTTACCCCTGTTACTCACCGCTGCTGACACTTTCCATGTGAGCTGCTAAACACAGGAAGTTGACTCCAGCAACAGTTTTCCAGAATTGTGGATGGTTGGTCCAAGCATGAAATGGTGTTGAgagtccccccccccacaccctcACCCCCCGACTCCCCGGATGTTGCGACTGAACCAATGATGATGACTGAACTGGAGGTGTGCGGCAAAGGAGGAAAACTCACTTACCAGTGTCAGAGGCAGAGGACACAGCAGCCATCTTGTGTGTAGAACCTCtggcttcctcctcctcagcccccctcctccttctccttctcgCCTCCACGGTGGATTCGTCTTCTTGCCTCTTCAGAAAGAGGAGTGCGCGGCGACAGATCCTGAGTGGCGTGCAAAAGGCTGGCAGCTCAAATGCTTCTTggctctctctttcactctaaCCCTCATTCTACTGCAGTGTAACTCACTCTATCTTCTGTTCCCCGTGTCCACCCCtgcctcccttcctctcctcactCCTCCTCTGCCATTCAACctctccccctctttttttttgcaatctaTTAtcccccacacccccacaccccACTGTGGCTCTTTACCGTcctttcctcttgtctcttctcCCACCCCTTCTCCTCGTCTTCCAGCGCTCCTTCTTTTGTCTTACTTATCTGTCCGAGCAGAGCTGAAAGATTGTGCAATGTAGGAGACAGGAAGCCAAATCCACCCCTGCAGCAGCAGTTACGGGaagatgtgtgttcattttctgaagaggagaggaaactgTTCCTCCCACGCTCatatcacacagcagcagcagcagcagcagcagtgtggcaCTGTATGCAGACTGCAGTCAGGAGgacagatagaaagatagatagacagagagatagagagagagagagaaagtgggagcgagagagagagagagagagagagagagagagagagagagagagagagagagagagagagagagagagagagcactctGTTCTCTAGATGTATTCCCCAGCTGCTGCatcatgcacaaacacaactatTTATTTGATGCCTGCAGACACATAAATATTGTGAGTCAGGGAAGGGATGCATACTGCatgaacatatttaaatattgatATGAGACATGCAGCCACAgcttaaata is from Thunnus maccoyii chromosome 18, fThuMac1.1, whole genome shotgun sequence and encodes:
- the atf4b gene encoding activating transcription factor 4b; the protein is MTMMMTNSQFGLEDMEALLWEPSSPMADAVGSLLFHPDQEEQHEGGGTSMEGATSPVSPLTSSSLSSSSPPPFYSPPPSPPAILLHGDKAGTESDLLSLPWLGHPGQLRCTETVSDYGKEDAFGDLDWMAERVDLSEFDLDSLIGSCSPAEESPSSPEDLLASLDCPMELDSLPIPALSTPALPSLPTASPPSIPPTTLPSVCSDPPIIPAVEPEVLIDRQEVPSPSLCVPEPQEELEIKSEPASPDPSSPLIDSPSSPVYTLDLGSEVDVSESEVKPVVASVVPQVPRLVLSLSPTRIVLVLTPKDEVGITTTTTVTTTSEVIHSSPPASPPPRSSRSRPYPEPKHKASPASSSATNVKVKSLPGASGEERTSLKAVKNKKLKKMEQNKTAATRYRQKKRAEQESLLAEHEVLERKNMELTEKAESMAREIEYLKELMAEVRMARIKKGLSADP
- the si:dkey-110g7.8 gene encoding GTPase IMAP family member 8 codes for the protein MAAVSSASDTGDPRGRHPPERRLLILGGPQSGKTCTANTILGDEVFDAGTETTHSNVGQTEIYGRRVTVVDTPPWTIPSDPEDDTEADNNDNAGAESDSPPRAPPSLDSEGPCMGAILCPPGPHAILLVVSVTQPFTDTQRRAAEEQLGALGGGTWRYSMVLFTGVDKLPKGVFIEEHIANTGEALQWLVERCGSRYHPFDNTRKETEDNTQVPELMEKVEEMITDNQGWYFEVNELILLEEEQARRALEEERMRMEEHARQREQMIGGPPRELRLLLLGWKGVGKSSVGNSILGRRYFESGQETELCLRRQALVSGRRVTIVDTPGWDWFSVRRTPKRIRQESQRGAALLRPGPHTLLLVLPVVSSLTARKRRTLLAHIETLFGDSACLHTMILFSCGDWLGRTPIEEHILRGGRELQRLLEYCGNYYHVLDSKTPGKDRSVSVLLDKIEEMIRENGDKAFLPIQTEWLSEESSYSSDNTEPEDDCRGCQLQ